Sequence from the Clostridium botulinum genome:
ACTAATAAATTCAGAGATAATCTAGAGATAACCAAAAACGAATTCCAAAGAGTTGAAAAAGATATAGATATATTAAATTCTGATCTTGAAAATAAAAAGTCTGAAATTAAAGTTATAGAAGATAAAAATACATTTAATAAAGACAGATATTTAAAATTTGAAGAATCTATTAAAGAAAAAAATAATCAGATAGATGAGACTACAAATAAGATTACGGATATAAAAATTAATAAGGCAACATTAGATGAAGCTATTCAAAATGAAAAAAATCAATTTATTAGATTAGAAAAAGAATTAAATGAATTAAGAGTGAAAGAAAAAGCGCTTTTAATTGAAAATAATAAGAGTAATGAAAATCTTATAAATTTAGAAAATGATATAAAGAGCAAATTGACTGCTACTAATGAAAATAATGTTAAAATAGAAGCATTAGAAAAACAGTTAAAATATAAGGAACTAGAAAAAGAAAAGTTAAAAGAAAGCTCTTTAAAACAAGATAACTTAATAACTAATATGTTTGAGATGATAAATTTAAAGGAACGAGATATAAATAAACAAGAAGTTATTAAGGCTAAAAAAGAGATGGAAAAAGATAATTATTATAAAAAATTAAATGAAGAATTAGAATTGACATATGTAGAAGCTTTAGACATAGCAGAAGATATTGAAAATGAAGAAGAAATTAAAGAATTAACTAAGAAGTTAAAGATGAAAATAACAGCCCTTGGAACAGTAAACTTAGCATCAATTCAAGAATATGAAGAAGTTAAAGAAAAATTTGATTTCATGTCTTCTCAAGAAAAGGATTTAGAATGTGCTAAAGAAGAATTGAATTCTGTAATACAAGAAATGACTATTAAAATAAAAGATTTATTTAAAGAGAATTTTAAGGTATTAAATAAAACTTTTAATGAGACTTTTAGAGAGTTATTTAAAGGGGGAAGCGCTGAGTTAATTTTATGTGATGGTGATGAATTGACTGCTAATATTGATATAAATGTTGAACCACCAGGCAAAAAACTTCAAAATATAAACTTGCTATCAGGTGGAGAAAAGGTTCTATCTGCTATAGCATTATTATTTTCAATATTAAAAATGAAGCCAACGCCATTTTGTATCTTAGATGAAATAGAAGCTGCATTGGATGATGCAAATGTATATAGATATGCAGAATTTTTAACTAAATTTTCTAAAAATACTCAATTTATAGTTATAACTCATAGAAAGGGTACAATGGAGGTAAGTGATAGAATTTATGGTGTTACTATGGAGGAAAAAGGGGTATCTAAAGTAGTGTCAGTAGATTTGACCGCTAGTTAAAGAGTAATGTTGAATATAGTATATTATATTTGCAATATTTTTTTTTGATAAAATTTACAACTTATTATTTAGAATTTAGGAAATATATTATATACTAAAGAAGAGTATGTTTTGCAGTGTATAGAAATAAAATAATATATGTATTACTAAGTAATGAAAATATATGTAGACTTAAAGTTTTAGGAGGAATTAAATTTGTTTGGAAATTTATTTAATAAACTAAAAGATGGATTAACCAAGACAAGAGATGGGTTAACTGATAAAATAAATGAAGCTTTAAAAATAGCTATAACAATAGATGAAGATTTATATGAGGAATTAGAGGAAATATTAATAACATCTGATATAGGCATGGATACTACCATGGATATTATTGAAAGATTAAGAAAAAAAATTCGTAAAGAAAAAATTAATGATCCTCAAGATGTTAAACCAGCATTAAAAGAAGTGATAAAGGAAATATTACTAGAAGGTAATTATGAAGATAATGATGATGAAAAGAAAGTAATGCTTGTAATTGGAGTTAATGGAGTTGGAAAAACTACATCTATTGGTAAGCTTGCAGCAAAAAATAAGAGAGCTGGTAAAAAAGTATTACTTATTGCAGCAGATACATTTAGAGCAGCAGCCATAGATCAATTAGAAGTATGGAGTAGAAGAGCAGAAGTTGATCTAATAAAGCATCAAGAAGGATCAGATCCAGCAGCGGTTGTATTTGATGCTATAGAAGCATCTAAGGCAAGAAATACTGATTTATTAATATGTGATACAGCGGGAAGACTTCATAATAAGAAAAATTTAATGAATGAATTAGAAAAAATTAATAGAATTATTGACAGGGAGTTAGATGGAGTTAAAAAAGAAACTTTATTAGTATTAGATGCTACAACAGGTCAAAATGCAGTAATACAAGCAAAACAATTCATGGAAGTATGTCCTATTGATGGAATAATACTGACTAAATTAGATGGTACTGCAAAGGGTGGAGTTGTAATATCAATAAAACAAAGTTTAAATATACCTGTTAGATATATTGGTGTTGGAGAATGCATTGATGATCTTCAAGAATTTGATGCTGAAAGTTTTGCAGAAGCAATAATTTAATAATAAAAAAGTATTTTAAATAAAGGCTAATGTTTTAGTTTTGAGTTATTTGAAGTAAAGTACTCTATCTAGAAGCATTTATAATAGGAGATAAACACTATTTAAAGCAAAGAAAAATAAAAAAATATGACTGTTAAGTAAAAATACTTGACAGCTATATAAAATCCTGTTAAAATCTCTTTTGTGGGTAAGGTGATCTTATGGAAGACCGAGTTGAAATTTCAATGTTGATGGATTTGTATAGTTCATTATTAACAGAGAAACAACGTAGCGTTATGGCATTATATTATGATGATGATTTGTCATTAGCTGAAATAGCAGAATTAAATAAAACAAGTCGTCAAGCAATTCATGATTTAATAAAAAGATGCGATAAACAGCTTCTATCATATGAAAGTAAGCTTAACTTACTTCAAAAGAGTATGAGAAAAGAAAAATATATTATGAATTTTTTAGAAGAACTAAAAGAAAAGTATTCTGTTAGTGATAAAGATTACTTAATGTTTAAAGAAAAACTAGAAAATTTATAGGGAGGTAATTAAACATGGCTTTTGAAGGTTTAGGCGAAAAATTACAGGAGACTTTCAGAAAGTTAAAAGGTAAAGGAAAGTTAACTGAAAAAGATATAAAGGAAGCCATGAGAGAAGTAAAGCTTGCCTTATTAGAAGCAGATGTTAACTATAAAGTTGTTAAAGGATTTATCTCAACTGTTAGTTCAAAATGTGTTGGGAATGAAGTTCTTGAAAGCTTAACGCCAGGACAACAAGTTATAAAAATAGTTAACGAAGAACTTACTAATCTTATGGGTGGAAGTGAGAGTAAAATAAATTACTCTAGCTCGGGAACAACAGTAATTATGTTAGTAGGTCTGCAAGGAGCAGGTAAAACTACAATGTGTGGTAAACTTGCACTTGAACTTAGGAAAAACAATAAGAAACCATTATTAGTTGCATGTGATGTTTACAGACCAGCAGCTATAAAACAATTAGAGATTGTTGGAAAGCAAATTGAAATTCCAGTATTTTCAATGGGGGATAAAGTTAATCCTGTTGATATTGCAAAAGCTGGGATAGCTCATGGAAAAGATAATGGAAATAATATTATAATAATAGATACAGCAGGAAGACTTCATATTGATGAAGCTCTAATGCAAGAACTTCAAGATATAAAAGAAAATGTTAATCCATCTGAAATACTTTTAGTTGTTGACTCAATGACAGGTCAAGATGCAGTAAATGTTGCAGAAAGTTTTAATAATGACTTAGATGTAACAGGTGTAATACTTACTAAGTTAGATGGAGATACAAGAGGTGGAGCAGCTCTTTCAATAAGAAATATCACAGAAAAGCCAATAAAGTATATAGGTACTGGCGAAAAATTAAGTGATTTTGAAGTATTCCATCCTGATAGAATGTCATCAAGAATTCTTGGTATGGGAGATGTACTATCTCTTATAGAAAAAGCTCAATCAGCTATTGATGAAAAAGAAGCAGCTGATTTAGGGAAAAGAATGTTAAATCAAGAATTTAATTTTAATGATTATTTAACAGCTATAGAACAAATGAAAAAGCTTGGACCTTTAAATAAAATTTTAGAAATGATTCCAGGAATGAATTCTAAAGAACTACAAAATGTAGATTTATCTAAAGGCGAGGATGCAATTAACAAAACAAAATCTGTTATTCAATCTATGACAGAAAAAGAAAGAAATAATCCTCATTTACTTACATCAGGTAATACTGCAAGCTCAAGAAAAAAGAGAATTGCAAGAGGTGCAGGTACAACTATACAAGAAGTTAATAAGCTTGTAAAAAGTTATGAGATGATGAAAAAAAATATGAAGCAAATGAAGTCGCTTCAAAAACAGTCTAAAAAAGGTTTGTTTGGAAAACTACCTTTTTAAATAAATAATATCTTTTGAAGGAGGTGAAATTAAAATGGCAGTTAAAATTAGATTAAGAAGAATGGGTTGTAAAAAAGCACCTTTCTATAGAATAGTTGTTGCTGATTCAAGAAGCCCAAGAGATGGTAGATTCATCGAAGAAATTGGTTACTACAATCCAATAACTGAACCAGCTGAAGTTAAAATCAATGAAGAAAAAGCTAGCAAATGGTTACAAGATGGTGCACAACCAACTGATGTAGTTAAAAAGCTTTTCACTCAAGCAGGTCTTAGCAAGTAATTTTGTGGAGGTGAGTTCTATAATTAATACATATTAGTTATAGAGGTTTATGAAAGAATTAGTTGAGTTTATAGCTAAATCTCTAGTTGATAATCCAGAAGCCGTTAGTATCAATGAGATAATTGGTGAACAATCAATAATCTTAGAGCTAAAAGTAGCTCCTGAAGATATGGGTAGAGTTATCGGCAAACAAGGGAGAATAGCCAAAGCAATTAGAACTGTTGTAAAAGCCGTAGCCATTAAACAAAATAAACGAGTTATAGTAGAAATCATTTAAAAATAAAGAGTTAGGGTTAAACCTAACTCTTTTTAAGTATTTAAAATAAAATATTATGTAAAGGATGTGAATTTTTTGGAAGAGATATTTAAGATAGGGCAGATTGTAAATACTCACGGTATTAAAGGGGAAGTAAAAGTATACCCATTGACTGAGGATGTTAATAAATTTAAAAAATTAAAAACTGTTTTAATTGACGGAGAACATAGGAATATACAAAGTGTTAAATTTCAAAAAGATAGAGTTATTTTAAAAATAGAAGGAATAGACACTATGAATGATGCTGAAACTTATAAGCAAAAGTATATTGAGATATTTAGAAGTAATGCACCTGAATTAGAAGCTGATACTCATTATATTGTTGATTTAATAGGTTGTATGGTATATGATGCTGATAATATGGAACTTGGAAAAATATTTGATGTTATTAGTACTCCAAGTAACGATGTATATTGGATAAAGCAACCTAAAGAATTATTGATTCCTGTTTTAAAAGATATTGTTTTAGATATTGATATAGAAAACAAAAAAATAGTAGTAAAACCAGTCAGGCAGTGGCAAGATGAAGATTAGTATACTTACTCTTTTTCCGGAAATGTTTTCAATTTTTAACCACAGTATAATAGGTAGAGCACAGGAAAATAAAATAATAGAGTTAGAAGTACTTAATATACGTGACAATACTTTAGATAAACATAAAAAAGTAGATGATTATCCTTATGGTGGAGGAGCTGGAATGGTGATGGCACCTCAACCAATTGTAGATACTATAAGAAAGGCTAAGGAAAATAATAAGGGTAAAGTAGTTTTTTTAGGACCTAGAGGGAAAACATTTAATCAAAAAATGGCGATGGATCTTTCAAAAGAAGAGAATTTAATATTTTTATGTGGTCATTATGAAGGAATAGATCAGCGTGTTTATAAACATATTGATATGGAAGTATCATTAGGAGATTTTATTCTTACAGGAGGAGAAATGGCTGCAATTCCAGTTATAGACTCTATTTTAAGGTTGATACCAGGTGTATTAGGAAAAGAGGAAAGTTTTATGGATGAATCTTTTTCAGAGGATCTATTGGAGTATCCTCAATACACTAGACCATATGAATTTGAAGGTGAGTGTGTTCCAGAAATACTTTTATCAGGACATCATGAGAACATAAGAAAATGGAGAAGATTACAATCTTTAAACTTAACTGAAAATAGAAGACCAGATTTATATAAAAATGTTATTTTAACAAAAGAAGATAAAAAGCTTTTGGGAAGAAAAAACAAATAAAATTTATTGAAACAAATAAAAAAATATGTTATGATTAAAAACGTGCTAGTACGGGCGTTCCTCTGTCATGCATATATACTTTGTTAAGAACGTCAAATTATCTTTTAAGGAGGGAATGCACAATGAACGAAATAATAAGAGCTATTGAAGCTGAACAATTAAGAACTGACCTACCAAACTTTAAAATTGGTGACAATGTAAAAGTTTATGTTAAGGTTACAGAAGGTACAAGAGAAAGAGTACAAATGTTTGAAGGTACTGTAATTAAGAAACAAAACGGTGGATTAAGAGAAACTTTCACTGTAAGAAGAGTTGCTTATGGATGCGGTGTTGAAAGAACATTCCCAATGCATGCACCAATAATCGAAAAGATTGAAATCTCAAGAAGAGGTAAAGTAAGAAGAGCTAAACTTTACTACTTAAGAGATAGAGTTGGTAAGGCTGCAAAGGTTAAAGAATTATTAACTAGATAATTAGATTAAAAGGTGGACTGATTCAGTCCTCTTTTTTTCTATAATAAATTAATTAGAAGCTTAAGCTTCTTTTCTTTTAATATAGAAAAAAAGAAGCGTAAGGAGGAAATAAAATGGCAATTAACTGGTTTCCAGGGCATATGAAAAAAACTCAAAGAGAAATAAAAGAAAATTTAAAATTAGTGGATGCGGTTATTGAAATAAGAGATGCTAGAATACCAAGAAGTTCTGCTAATCCAGATATAGATAGTTTATTACAAGGTAAGCCAAGAATAATACTTTTAAATAAGAGTGATTTAACAGAAGGTAAAGTAACTAAAGATTGGATTAAACACTTAACTAAAGATGAGGTTAGGGTATTAGAAGTAAATTGCTTAAAAGGTGATGGATTAAAAGCAATAAAACCAATGCTATTATCTTTGCTAAAGGAAAAACATGATAGATTAAGGGCAAAAGGGATGGTAAATATAACAACTAGAGTTATGGTTGTTGGAATTCCTAATGTTGGTAAATCTACATTTATAAATAAAATGGCTAGAAATAGTATTGCTAAAACAGGAGATAGACCAGGAGTTACTAAAAGTAAGCAATGGATAAAAACATCAATAGGTATAGAACTTTTAGATACACCGGGTGTATTATGGCCTAGATTTGAAGATGAAGAAACAGCATTAAATTTAGCTTTTACAGGTGCTATAAAAGATGAAATAATGGATATAGAAGAATTGTCATATAAGCTTGTTGAAAGGTTACAAAGCTTTTATACAGCAAACTTAAAGGAAAGATATAAAATAGATGAAGTTTCTGAAGACCCATTAGAAACTTTAAATGCAATAGCTAGAAAAAGAGGTACATTAGTTTCTGGTGGAGAAATTAATTATAATAGAATAGCGGTTATATTATTAGATGAATTTAGAGCAGGAAGAATAGGGAAAATTTCGTTAGAACGTCCTGGTGAAACGAATGAATAATTTCCTTGATTTAGATATAGATAAATTATCATATAAAATTGTAAAAGAAAAAACTTCAGAAATATCAATTTCAGATAGCTATAAATCTGAAGAATTAAGAGTGATAATTAATAGGTTATTAGATGATAAAAGAAAAAACGTATCATCTTTAGGGAAAACTATGCAAAAACACTTGGATTCATATATAAAAGAAATTAATAGAGTAAAATCTATGTATGAATTTGATAAATCTTTTGGAGAATTCAAATATGTAGCTGGTGTTGATGAAGTTGGAAGAGGACCATTAGCAGGACCTATTGTAGCATGTTCAGTGATTTTAGATTTAAATGTTATTGATGAAGAGTTAATATTGTATTTAAATGATTCTAAAAAATTAAATCATATCAAAAGAGAAGAATTGGCAATAATAATTAAAGAAAAAGCATTAGCGTACTCTATTTCTCTTTCATCAAACAAAGAAATAGATGAAAGAGGAATAGCATATTGTAATAATAATGTTTTTCTAGATTCTTGCAATAATTTAAGTATAAAACCTGAATTAGTATTATCTGATGGTTACTTAGTAAAGAATATAGATATAGCTAATAAATTTGTAATAAAGGGCGATACTAAAAGTGCAAGTATTGCAGCTGCATCTATATTAGCAAAAGTATATAGAGATAATTTGATGAAGGAATATTCAATCAAATATCCACATTATGATTTTGAAAATAACATGGGTTATGGAACTCAAAAACATATAGATGGATTAAAGAAATATGGAAAGTGTGAAATACATAGAAATAGTTTTTTGAATAACATATTATAAAAAATACCTTGTAAAATAATAATAAAATTATTTTACAAGGTATTTTTACGTTCTAAAAGCATCTTTTATATGATTAATTTTATAAGATGAATCAATTTTATTGAGATATACTTCTATAACATCAAAACGTACATTAAAATTATAAAGTTTTTTATAATTAATATAGGATTTTGTAACTTTTATAATATTTTTTTGCTTACTTACAGATACTGACTCTTTTGGAACTCCAAATTCATAATTATATCTACCTTTCACTTCTATTATTATTAATATAGAATTTCTTATACTTATAATATCTATTTCCCCTAGGCGGTTTTTAAAGTTACATTCAAGTATTTTAAAATTATTTTTTATTAAATAATCACATGCCAAGTTTTCACAATAAGTTCCTATGTCTTTATTAAATTTCTTCATTAATATAATCTCCTTAAAGATATAGATTTTTTTCTTAAATGTAATATAAAAATTATGTTAAGAATAATAATATACAAAATATAATAAATATTATTGACATAATTTAAAAAAAAGAAACATTCATATTAAAAGGATTAATAAAAGTTTAGATGTCTATAATGTTAATGGGTGATTTAATATGTCTATAAAAATAATAAGTGCGACACAAAATGGATTAGAAGGATTATTGATAGAAGTAGAAGTTGATATATCAAAAGGTTTACCATCATTTTCAATTGTCGGTCTTGCAGATACTTCTGTTAAAGAATCTAAAGAACGTGTAAGATCAGCAATTTTAAATAGTGGATATGATTTTCCACTAGGAAGAATAACTATTAATTTAGCACCAGCAGATACGAAAAAAATAGGCTCTCTTTTAGATTTACCAATAGCATTAGGGATACTTATGGAATCTAATCAAATAGAACACAATAAAGTAAACGATTATATAATTTTTGGAGAATTATCATTATCAGGACAATTAAAAGCGGTAAAGGGAAGTATACCTATAATAATTGAAGGAATAAAAAAAGGGAAAAATAAATTTATTTTTCCTTATGAAAATTTAGAGGAAAGTTATTATTTTGATCAAGGTGAATACTATCCATTTAAAAATTTAAAAGAAGTAATATCATATGTAACATACAAAGATTTATTACCATATAGAATATCTAAAGATGATATTGAAAGAAAAGATATACTGGAAAATATAGATTTTGGTGAAATTATAGGGCAATACTCATCAAAGCGAGCCTTGGAAATCTCGGCAGCAGGAAAACACAATATTTTATTATATGGAGAACCTGGTTGTGGTAAAACAATGCTTGCTAAAGCAATGGTATCAATATTGCCACCATTGTCTAAAAAAGAGTTATTAGAAATAGCAAAAATATATAGTGCATCTGGTCTTATGGAGAAAAGTACTTTAATAACTCGTCCTTTTAGATCTCCGCATCATACTACAACTAAGAATGCTTTAATTGGAGGTGGAAAAGAAGTTAAAGCTGGAGAAGTAACATTAGCTCATAATGGAGTGCTTTTTCTTGATGAGGTATTAGAGTTCAAGAAAGATGCTTTAGAATCATTAAGAGAGCCGTTAGAAGAAAAACAAATCAATATAGATAGAATTAGTGGGAATTATACTATGCCAGCTAACTTTTTACTTGTTGGAGCATTTAATCCTATTGAAGAAAAAGATGAGAGTGTATTGGAAAGTGGTTTATATTCTAGATATAATGCAAAAAAATATTTTAAAAAATTTTCTACTGCATTATTAGATAGAATGGATATTTTAACTTTTGTTCCAAGGCTTAAATATGATGATATTGAGAAAAGAGAGGACTCATATAATTCTACAGTGATGAAAGAAAAAGTTCTTAAAGCAAGAGCGATTCAAGAAGAAAGATTTAAAAATACGAAATATAAATATAATTCAGATATAAAAGGAAAAGATGTATTTGATATATGTAAGATGAATAAAGGATGTAGTGATATTTTAAAACACTATTATAATACATCTAGTGTATCTATGAGGGGATATAGTAAAGTTATTAAATTAGCACAAACAATAGCAGATATAGATGAAAGTAAAGAAATTTTAGAACATCATATAATTGAAGCTTTTAATTATAGAAAAAACATAGATGGGGAAATTATATAGCAAATATAAGGAGAAATTAAATGCTAAACTATGAACTTTGGTTTATTTTATTAGATATAACAAATAAAGAAAAAATAAATTTGATAGATAAGTATGAAAATGAAGAAAATATATATAATAATTTTGAGAATATATTAAAAGAAAATAAAAAATTACAAAAAAAACTTGGAAATTTTGAAAAGAATGATTTGATTTATCAAATTATATCTTTAAACAATACGTTAAATCAAAAAGACATAGGGTATATAACTTACTCTAATCCTTTGTATAAAGAGAGATTAAAGCTGTTTTCACCAGCATCATATTATTTATTTTATAAAGGAGATATAAGTTTAATAAATGATAAATCATTGGCTATCGTAGGTGCAAGAAAATGTTCGAATTATGCATTAGCTGTAACAAAGCTCTTGACAAAGGAGATTATTACTAATAATATAACGCTTATAAGTGGTGGTGCAAGAGGTGTGGATTCCATAGCTCATAAATCTGCTTTAGAAAATGGAGGGAAAACAATTATAGTTTTAGGATGTGGAATAGATGTTGTATATCCATCAGAAAATATAGATTTATTTTCAAAAGTAATTAAAGATGGATTAATTATTTCGGAATTTCCGCTAGGAACTAAACCTTTAAGACATAACTTTCCATTAAGAAATAGGATAATAAGTGGTTTAAGTGATGCTGTTATAGTTGTAGAAGCTAGTGAAAAAAGTGGTTCATTAATAACAGCTAGAATAGCACAAGAACAAAATAAAGATGTATTAGTTGTTCCAGGGTCAATTTTATATGAAGGAGCAAAGGGATCTAATAAGTTGATCAAAGATGGCTGTGATGTTTTAAGCAGTATGGATGATTTAAATAGATTTTTTAATACAAATCATATAAATATTGAACCAGTTAAAATTAGACCTGAAAAAAGAGAAATATTAGATATGATAACAGATGCACCAACTCATATCGATGAT
This genomic interval carries:
- the ftsY gene encoding signal recognition particle-docking protein FtsY, which translates into the protein MFGNLFNKLKDGLTKTRDGLTDKINEALKIAITIDEDLYEELEEILITSDIGMDTTMDIIERLRKKIRKEKINDPQDVKPALKEVIKEILLEGNYEDNDDEKKVMLVIGVNGVGKTTSIGKLAAKNKRAGKKVLLIAADTFRAAAIDQLEVWSRRAEVDLIKHQEGSDPAAVVFDAIEASKARNTDLLICDTAGRLHNKKNLMNELEKINRIIDRELDGVKKETLLVLDATTGQNAVIQAKQFMEVCPIDGIILTKLDGTAKGGVVISIKQSLNIPVRYIGVGECIDDLQEFDAESFAEAII
- a CDS encoding putative DNA-binding protein, producing the protein MEDRVEISMLMDLYSSLLTEKQRSVMALYYDDDLSLAEIAELNKTSRQAIHDLIKRCDKQLLSYESKLNLLQKSMRKEKYIMNFLEELKEKYSVSDKDYLMFKEKLENL
- the ffh gene encoding signal recognition particle protein — encoded protein: MAFEGLGEKLQETFRKLKGKGKLTEKDIKEAMREVKLALLEADVNYKVVKGFISTVSSKCVGNEVLESLTPGQQVIKIVNEELTNLMGGSESKINYSSSGTTVIMLVGLQGAGKTTMCGKLALELRKNNKKPLLVACDVYRPAAIKQLEIVGKQIEIPVFSMGDKVNPVDIAKAGIAHGKDNGNNIIIIDTAGRLHIDEALMQELQDIKENVNPSEILLVVDSMTGQDAVNVAESFNNDLDVTGVILTKLDGDTRGGAALSIRNITEKPIKYIGTGEKLSDFEVFHPDRMSSRILGMGDVLSLIEKAQSAIDEKEAADLGKRMLNQEFNFNDYLTAIEQMKKLGPLNKILEMIPGMNSKELQNVDLSKGEDAINKTKSVIQSMTEKERNNPHLLTSGNTASSRKKRIARGAGTTIQEVNKLVKSYEMMKKNMKQMKSLQKQSKKGLFGKLPF
- the rpsP gene encoding 30S ribosomal protein S16; this translates as MAVKIRLRRMGCKKAPFYRIVVADSRSPRDGRFIEEIGYYNPITEPAEVKINEEKASKWLQDGAQPTDVVKKLFTQAGLSK
- a CDS encoding KH domain-containing protein; translated protein: MKELVEFIAKSLVDNPEAVSINEIIGEQSIILELKVAPEDMGRVIGKQGRIAKAIRTVVKAVAIKQNKRVIVEII
- the rimM gene encoding ribosome maturation factor RimM (Essential for efficient processing of 16S rRNA) gives rise to the protein MEEIFKIGQIVNTHGIKGEVKVYPLTEDVNKFKKLKTVLIDGEHRNIQSVKFQKDRVILKIEGIDTMNDAETYKQKYIEIFRSNAPELEADTHYIVDLIGCMVYDADNMELGKIFDVISTPSNDVYWIKQPKELLIPVLKDIVLDIDIENKKIVVKPVRQWQDED
- the trmD gene encoding tRNA (guanosine(37)-N1)-methyltransferase TrmD, yielding MKISILTLFPEMFSIFNHSIIGRAQENKIIELEVLNIRDNTLDKHKKVDDYPYGGGAGMVMAPQPIVDTIRKAKENNKGKVVFLGPRGKTFNQKMAMDLSKEENLIFLCGHYEGIDQRVYKHIDMEVSLGDFILTGGEMAAIPVIDSILRLIPGVLGKEESFMDESFSEDLLEYPQYTRPYEFEGECVPEILLSGHHENIRKWRRLQSLNLTENRRPDLYKNVILTKEDKKLLGRKNK
- the rplS gene encoding 50S ribosomal protein L19; the encoded protein is MNEIIRAIEAEQLRTDLPNFKIGDNVKVYVKVTEGTRERVQMFEGTVIKKQNGGLRETFTVRRVAYGCGVERTFPMHAPIIEKIEISRRGKVRRAKLYYLRDRVGKAAKVKELLTR
- the ylqF gene encoding ribosome biogenesis GTPase YlqF, yielding MAINWFPGHMKKTQREIKENLKLVDAVIEIRDARIPRSSANPDIDSLLQGKPRIILLNKSDLTEGKVTKDWIKHLTKDEVRVLEVNCLKGDGLKAIKPMLLSLLKEKHDRLRAKGMVNITTRVMVVGIPNVGKSTFINKMARNSIAKTGDRPGVTKSKQWIKTSIGIELLDTPGVLWPRFEDEETALNLAFTGAIKDEIMDIEELSYKLVERLQSFYTANLKERYKIDEVSEDPLETLNAIARKRGTLVSGGEINYNRIAVILLDEFRAGRIGKISLERPGETNE
- a CDS encoding ribonuclease HII, yielding MNNFLDLDIDKLSYKIVKEKTSEISISDSYKSEELRVIINRLLDDKRKNVSSLGKTMQKHLDSYIKEINRVKSMYEFDKSFGEFKYVAGVDEVGRGPLAGPIVACSVILDLNVIDEELILYLNDSKKLNHIKREELAIIIKEKALAYSISLSSNKEIDERGIAYCNNNVFLDSCNNLSIKPELVLSDGYLVKNIDIANKFVIKGDTKSASIAAASILAKVYRDNLMKEYSIKYPHYDFENNMGYGTQKHIDGLKKYGKCEIHRNSFLNNIL
- a CDS encoding YraN family protein encodes the protein MKKFNKDIGTYCENLACDYLIKNNFKILECNFKNRLGEIDIISIRNSILIIIEVKGRYNYEFGVPKESVSVSKQKNIIKVTKSYINYKKLYNFNVRFDVIEVYLNKIDSSYKINHIKDAFRT
- a CDS encoding YifB family Mg chelatase-like AAA ATPase, yielding MSIKIISATQNGLEGLLIEVEVDISKGLPSFSIVGLADTSVKESKERVRSAILNSGYDFPLGRITINLAPADTKKIGSLLDLPIALGILMESNQIEHNKVNDYIIFGELSLSGQLKAVKGSIPIIIEGIKKGKNKFIFPYENLEESYYFDQGEYYPFKNLKEVISYVTYKDLLPYRISKDDIERKDILENIDFGEIIGQYSSKRALEISAAGKHNILLYGEPGCGKTMLAKAMVSILPPLSKKELLEIAKIYSASGLMEKSTLITRPFRSPHHTTTKNALIGGGKEVKAGEVTLAHNGVLFLDEVLEFKKDALESLREPLEEKQINIDRISGNYTMPANFLLVGAFNPIEEKDESVLESGLYSRYNAKKYFKKFSTALLDRMDILTFVPRLKYDDIEKREDSYNSTVMKEKVLKARAIQEERFKNTKYKYNSDIKGKDVFDICKMNKGCSDILKHYYNTSSVSMRGYSKVIKLAQTIADIDESKEILEHHIIEAFNYRKNIDGEII
- the dprA gene encoding DNA-processing protein DprA → MLNYELWFILLDITNKEKINLIDKYENEENIYNNFENILKENKKLQKKLGNFEKNDLIYQIISLNNTLNQKDIGYITYSNPLYKERLKLFSPASYYLFYKGDISLINDKSLAIVGARKCSNYALAVTKLLTKEIITNNITLISGGARGVDSIAHKSALENGGKTIIVLGCGIDVVYPSENIDLFSKVIKDGLIISEFPLGTKPLRHNFPLRNRIISGLSDAVIVVEASEKSGSLITARIAQEQNKDVLVVPGSILYEGAKGSNKLIKDGCDVLSSMDDLNRFFNTNHINIEPVKIRPEKREILDMITDAPTHIDDIFKKSCVDRGALYALLFEMQIKNEIICLPGNYYIKII